In Plasmodium reichenowi strain SY57 chromosome 5, whole genome shotgun sequence, the following proteins share a genomic window:
- a CDS encoding RING zinc finger protein, putative, translated as MVEEENGLRSYFRRLYINTSDYVKNYMTASDQEMQNNADPIMDIIATAPSDSLYFIERINLISAIISLSTSFPYLTYLLIYWKDCSCNDILRWWIVINSILQLIQAPVRFFLYFLLRKYKSENERMHIHALRRLTSSKGWKLSKRFSLLNYLWFITGTVVMVVTRKHTKNFYLWFISWTIILSCIFRVFFTIIWFCFFFPYHQNIPKKKKGVPKTFFSEITTFKYSLTRKLKNESCSICLSDFVEKDEIMELNCLHNFHTKCAKKWLSQKRHCPLCQRDVMKPM; from the exons atggtAGAAGAGGAAAATGGACTACGTAGTTATTTTAGaagattatatataaacacaTCTGAC TATGTAAAAAATTACATGACCGCTTCAGATCAAGAAATGCAAAACAATGCCGATCCCATTATGGATATAATAGCCACGGCACCAAGTgattctttatattttattgaaAGGATAAATCTTATTTCAGCTATAATAAGTTTAAGTACATCCTTTCCGTATTTAACCTACTTACTTATATATTGGAAAGATTGCTCATGTAATGATATTCTGAGATGGTGGATTGTCATAAATAGTATCTTACAATTAATACAAGCACCTGTTCgatttttcttatattttttgttaagaaaatataaaagcGAAAATGAACGAATGCATATACACGC GTTGAGAAGACTTACCAGCTCTAAAGGTTGGAAACTTAGCAAACGATTTAGTCTCCTAAATTATTTGTGGTTTATAACAGGGACTGTAGTTATGGTTGTAACGAGAAAACATACCAAGAATTTTTACTTATGGTTTATATCTTGGactattatattatcatgtATATTTCGTGTATTCTTTACAATTATATGGTTCtgttttttctttccttatcatcaaaatatacccaaaaaaaaaaaaggagtACCCAAAACTTTTTTCTCAGAAATTACaacatttaaatattctttaacaagaaaattaaaaaatgaatcTTGTTCTATATGTTTATCAGACTTTGTAGAAAAAGACGAAATCATGGAATTAAATTGTTTACATAATTTTCATACGAAATGTGCTAAAAAATGGTTATCTCAAAAAAGACATTGCCCGTTATGTCAAAGGGACGTTATGAAACCCATgtaa